DNA from Krasilnikovia cinnamomea:
CTCGGTGTACGTGGTGGACGCGGACACGTTGCCGCAGACGCTGTCGGTGCTGCGGACCCGGGCGGAGCCGCTGGGTATCGAGGTGCGGCTGGTGGATCTGGACGCCGGGCAGGCGCTGCCGGAGGAGTTCTTCGGGCTGCACCTGCAGTACCCGGGTGCGTCGGGTGCGGTGCGCGACCATTCCGCGCTGGTGGCGGCGGCGCACGCGGGCGGCGCGCTGGTGACGGTGGCGGCGGATCTGCTGGCGTTGACGCTGCTGCGGGCGCCGGGGGAGATCGGTGCGGACATCGCGGCGGGCACGACGCAGCGCTTCGGGGTGCCGCTGGCCTTCGGTGGTCCGCACGCGGGTTATCTGGCGGTGCGTTCCGGTCTGGAGCGCTCGCTGCCGGGCCGGCTGGTCGGGGTGTCGAAGGACGCGGACGGCGCGCCCGCGTACCGGCTGGCGTTGCAGACCCGCGAGCAGCACATCCGGCGGGAGAAGGCGACCAGCAACATCTGTACGGCGCAGGTGCTGCTGGCGGTGATGGCCAGCATGTACGCGGTGTACCACGGGCCGGAGGGGTTGCGGGCGATCGCGCGGCGTACCCATGAGCGGGCGGCGGCGATCGCGGCCGGGCTGGACGCGGCCGGGGTGCGGGTGGCGCACGCGGAGTTCTTCGACACGGTGACCGCGGTGGTGCCGGGCCGCGCGGACGCGGTGGTGGCGGCGGCCGCGGCGGCGGGTGTGGATCTGTGGCGGGTGGACGCGGACCGGGTGTCGGTGGCGTGTGACGAGACCACGACCGAGGCGCACGTGGCGGCGGTGCTGTCCGCGTTCGGGGTGGCGCCGGTGGCGTCGGTGGTCTCGGCGATTCCGGCGTCGTTGCGGCGTGAGAGTGACTTCCTGACGCATCCGGTGTTCCGTACGCATCACTCGGAGACGGGCATGCTGCGTTATCTGCGCCGGTTGTCGGACCGCGACTACGCGCTGGACCGGGGCATGATCCCGCTGGGGTCGTGCACGATGAAGCTGAACGCGACGACCGAGATGGAGCCGGTGACGTGGCCGGAGTTCGCGGACATTCACCCGTTCGCGCCCGCGTCGCAGACCGCGGGGTATGAGGCGCTGGTCGCGCAGTTGGAGGCCTGGCTGGCGGAGCTGACCGGTTACGACGCGGTGAGCGTGCAGCCGAACGCGGGTTCGCAGGGTGAGTTGGCGGGGTTGCTGGCGATCCGCGGCTACCACCGGGCGCGGGGGCAGGCGCACCGGGACGTGTGCCTGATCCCGTCGAGTGCGCACGGCACGAACGCGGCGAGCGCGGTGATGGCGGGCATGCGGGTCGCGGTGGTGGCGTGTGACGCGGACGGCAATGTGGACGCCGCGGACCTGGACCGCAAGATCGAGGCGCACCGCGACGACCTGGCGGCGATCATGGTGACGTACCCGTCGACGCACGGGGTGTACGAGACCGGCATCGCGGATCTGTGCGCGAAGGTGCACGACGCGGGTGGTCAGGTGTATGTGGACGGGGCGAACCTGAACGCGCTCGTCGGGTTCGCCAAGCCGGGCCGGTTCGGGGCGGACGTGTCGCATCTGAATCTGCACAAGACGTTCTGCATTCCGCACGGTGGTGGCGGTCCCGGGGTGGGTCCGGTGGCGGTGCGCGCGCATCTGGCGGAGTTCCTGCCGGGGGATCCGTTGTCGGCGTCGGGGGAGCACGCGGTGTCGGCGGCGGCGCACGGTTCGGCGGGGATCCTGCCGATCTCGTGGGCGTATCTGCGGATGATGGGCCCGGAGGGGCTGGCCGCGGCGACGTCGGTGGCGGTGTTGTCGGCGAACTATGTGGCGGCGCGGCTGCGGGAGCACTACCCGGTGCTGTACGCGGGCAACGACGGCCTGGTGGCGCACGAGTGCATCCTGGATCTTCGGCCGTTGACGAAGGCGACCGGCATCAGCGTCGACGATGTGGCGAAGCGGTTGATCGACTACGGGTTCCACGCGCCGACGATGTCGTTCCCGGTGGCGGGGACGTTGATGGTGGAGCCGACGGAGAGCGAGGATCTGGCGGAGCTGGACCGGTTCTGCGCGGCGATGATCGCGATCCGGTCCGAGATCGACGCGGTGGCGGCGGGCCGGTGGCCGCGCGACGACAATCCGCTGGTGAACGCGCCGCACACGGCGTCGTCGGTGGCGGCGGACGAGTGGTCGCACGCGTATCCGCGGTCGGTGGCGGCGTACCCGGACGGGGTGGACCGCACCGCGAAGTACTGGTCGCCGGTGCGGCGCATCGACGGCGCGTACGGGGACCGGAATCTGGTGTGCGCGTGTCCGCCGCCGGAGGCGTTCGAGGACTGAGGGCCGACCGGGGGCGGCGGGCCGTCGGCTCGCCGGCCCCGCGCGGGTCGGTGGTGCGCTCGCGGGGGGTCGGTGGCCGTGTGGTCGGCGCGGGGGTGCGTGGTAGCCACGTCCCGGGGTTGGTCGCCGAAACCGTTTCGGCGATTACTTAATGTGACGGCGCGGGTGCGCGCCGGGGGGTCGCCGCGGTCAGGCGGCGAGGGCGTGCCGGGCGGGTCCCCGGTGCGGTTCGATCATGGTGCCGTCGGGCAGGATCTCGCCGGTGTCCTCGAACAGGATCACGCCGTTGCAGAGCAGGCTCCAGCCTTGCTCGCAGAAGGTGGCGACGATCCGGGCGGCGTCGCGATCGACGGCGTCAGCGGACGGGCAGGGGGGTTGGTGCTGGCACATCGAGTGTTCTCCGGTCGCTGCTGTGTGATGATTCACAAGGACGGTGAGGAAGATTACCTCAATCCGAACGAGGGCGGATCGAGGAAGTGACGGCGTCTCATTGACAGAGTCCTCGGTACCCATGGTCCGCGAAAGTGAGTTTCCCGACCACTTTCCGACACCTCCGGTCTGGTCGCCGCCGGGCGCTCCGGCGCGTTGCCGGGGCTGTCACCGTCCGTCACATTCTTTCGCGTGGTTTCTCGGTGACGGTGGTGACCCTGCCGAGCTTCTTACCGGCTTCCTGGTGGATAACGGACTGCCCGTGCGAGACGTTCACGCGCCCGCGCGGAGTGCGCATCCGGACGCAACGGGCACCCCATGCGGCGCGGCCGTGTACGTGTCCGCCGCCGCGGGCGCGGCGATGGCCGGGGGACCGACCGGGGCACCCACCCCGGTTCCCGGCATTCCCGACGTGGTCGCGGTGCTGTACACGCACGGCGCCGCCGACCCGCCGCCGCCCGCCGACCCGGGGTTCGCCCTGGGCGCCTGGGCGCAGAGCTGGTCGCGGGCGGACCACGCCGCGGCCGTGACCGGCGTACGCGAGGCGATCGCCCGCGGCGACGTGTACCAGGTGAACGTCGTCGGGCACGCCAGCGCCCCGTACACGGGGGATCCGGCGGCGGCCCTGGCCCGGGTGGCCGCGCTGCCGGGCGCCCGCTACGGCGGGGTGCTGGCGGGTGACGGCTGGGCGATCGCGTGCGCGTCGCCGGAGACGCTGGTGCAGGTGCGCGACGGCCGGGTCACCACCCGCCCGATCAAGGGCACCCGGCCGGCGACCCCGGCGGGGCGGCGCGAGCTGCTGGCGTCGGCGAAGGAACGCGCCGAACACGTGATGATCGTCGACCTGGAACGCAACGACCTGGCCCGGCTGCCCGGCGTCGGCCCGGTGCGGGTGGACGAGTTGTTCGCGGTGCGCCGCTGGTGCGGGCTGTGGCAGGCGGAGTCCGTGGTGTCGGCGCCGCTGACCGGTGAGCTCGGCCTGGCGCAGCTGTTGCGGGCGGTGTGCCCGGGCGGTTCGGTGACCGGGGCGCCGAAGCTGGCCGCGCTGGCGCAGATCGCCCGGTGGGAGCCCGTGGGGCGGGGCGTGAGCATGGGCGCGCTCGGCTGGGTCGGCCCCGGCCACGTGGACCTGGGGCTGAGCATCCGTACGGTGGCGGTCGACGGCGCGCGGGTGCACGCCTGGGCCGGGGGCGGCATCACCTGGGGCAGTGACCCGGTGGCCGAGGTGGACGAGGCCGCCGCGAAGGCCGCCCCGATCCGCGCGGCTCTGGCCGGAACATCGAGGAGCGACGCATGACGGTACGTCCCATCCGCCGCTACGGCGACCCGGTGCTGCGGGTGGCCGCGCCACCGGTGACGGTGTTCGACCGGGAGCTGGACGCCCTGGTCACCGACCTGGAGGACACGGTGCGCGAGCCGGGCCGGGCCGGGGTGGCCGCGCCGCAGATCGGGGTGAGCCTGCGGGTGTTCTCGTTCCACGTCGCGGGCCGGGTGGGGCACCTGGTGAACCCGGTGCTGTCGGAGCTGTCCGGGGTCAGCGAGGAGGAGGAGGGCTGCCTGTCGCTGCCCGGGCTGGGCTTCGCGACCCGCCGGGCGGCCACGGTGACCGCGCGCGGCGTCGACCGGCACGGCGAGCCGGTGACGATCCACGGTACGGGCCTGCTGGCGCGGGCACTGCAGCACGAGACCGACCACCTCGACGGGCGGCTGTATCTGGACACGCTGACCGGTGACACCCGCCGCCAGGCCCTGCGTGAACTGCGGCGTACGTTTCCGGCCCGCCGCTAGGTGGTGCTGACGACGTGGGAGCGGGCGACGGTGAGGCTCTGGGTGCCCTCCTGGGTGTGCAGCACCCGGTCCGCGTTGACGTGGAAGATGTACCGGGTGCGCGGCCGCAGCCCGGTGACGGTGGCGGTGGCGGTGTGGCAGCCGCGCCCGGGCGTGACCATGCTCCACGGCACCTGCGGCTGGGGCCCGTCCAGCAGGTCCTGGGAGATCGCCGTGACCCGGTAGTCGACGACGGAGTCGTCGCCGGGGTGGTGCCAGCTGACGACCGCGGTGGCGGTGCCCGGCCGGACGTTGGCTAGGGAGATCACGCCCGGCCGGTGTGCCCCGACGCAGGGTGAGGCCGCGGGTTGCACGGCGGCCGTCGGGGACGCGGAGCTGGAGGTCGCCCGGGCGGGGGAGCGGGACGCGGTGGGTGTCGGTGACGCCGTCGGGGTCCGGGACGCCGCTGGTGTGGCCCCGGTCGCCACGACGATCCAGCTCTGCCCGGTGGGCATGGCCGCCGGGGACGGCCCGGCGTCGTTGGGCGTGCCTTGAGCGCATCCGCCCAGCGCGAACGGAACAACGGCGCAGAGCGGCACAAAACGGCGAATCACGGCGGGTTCCCCTTTCCCGTCGACCAAATGGGGTCGGCGACACCATCGGCCGCCAGGGGCCCCCGCCTGAGCCCCACCCCGGGCCCTCGCCCTGGTCAGAGCACGACGATCCGCGGGTGCGGGTGGCGCAGGAAGTCGTGGTGGGAGATGTCCCAGCCGTACGCGCCGGTGCGGGCGAACACCAGCACGTCGCCGACCCGCAGCCGGGACACCGGGTGGGCGCGGGCCAGCACGTCGCGGGGGGTGCACAGTTCACCGACCGCGTCCACGGCGACCCCGCTGACCTGCGGGCGGGCCCAGTCGTACGGCCAGTCGTCGACGGGCAGCACCGTGAACGGGTGGCTGTAGCCCCACGCGGCGGGCAGCCGGAAGTGGTGGGTGCCGCCGCGCAGCACCGCGAACCACCGGCCGTGGGTGTGTTTGAGGTCGAGCACCTCGGCGGCGTACCAGCCCGCGTCGGCGGCCAGGATCCGGCCCGGTTCGACGATCAGGTCCAGGCCGGTGAGGTCGAGCCCGGCGAGCCCGGCGCGCAGAACGGCGAGGTCCATCACGGCCGCACCGGTGTAGTCGACTCCGAGCCCCCCGCCGACGTTGACGACGCGCAGGTCGACGCGGTGCGCGGCGGCGCGGGCGCGGGACCAGTCCAGCGCCTCGGCGACGAAGGTGGCGTGCGCGGCCGCGTCCAGGTTGTTGGAGACCGCGTGCAGGCCGAAGCCGTGGACCCGGATCGCGGGCAGGGCGGCGGCCAGCGCGAGCACGTCCGGCAGGTCGCGTTCGTCGACGCCGAACGGGGTGGCCGTGCCGGTCATGGCGTGGCTGCCCGGCAGCGCGGCGCCCGCCCGGTTGACCCGTACCGTGATGTCGGCGACCCGGCCCGCGGCCCGCGCCGCCGCGTCGAGGCGGCGCAGTTCGTGCCCGCTCTCGACGTTGACCAGCGCGCCCGCCGCGAGGGCGGCGGCGAGTTCGGCGTCGGTCTTGGCCGGGCCACCGAACACGATCCGGCGGGCGCCCGCGGCCACCGCCAGGGCGAGTTCGCCGCCGCTGGCCACCTCCAGGCCGTCGCAGGCCGTGGCCAGGGCCTGCACGAGCGCGGGATGGCCGTTGGCCTTCACCGCGTACAGCAGGGTCGCGGTCGGGGGCAGGGCGGCGCGGACCTCGGCGGCCCGCCCGCGCGCCGCCGCCGTGTCGTAGACGTACGCGCACACCGGCCGGGGCAGGGCCCGCAGCGCGGCGGCGACCCGCTCAGGCGCGCGCATGCAGCGGATTCGGTACGGGCACGTACGCGTCGCCGTCGCCGTGCAGCCGCATCCGGACCAGGGCCTTGTGGGCCATCGTGGGGGCGGTGAACGCGGCGTGGTCGGCGCGGGCCGCCCCGCCCAGACCGGCGTAGGTGTCGTCGAGCCCGGCGTAGGTGTCGTCGACGGCGGCGCGGACCTCCCGCCAGGCGGCGGCCTCGTCCAGGCCGTGCGCCGCGCCCAGCCGGATGATCAGCTCGCCGAGGTGGGCCTGCAGCGCGGTGTAGCCGAGTTTGGCGCGCAGCACGTCGGCGTCGCCGGTGGCCACCACCGAGCCCGGCCACAGGGCGACGGTGTGCCCGGCCGCCGCGAGCCGCCCGGGGTGCAGCCGCAACCCGGCGAAGTCCCGTACGGCCAGCCGGTGCGGGCGACCGTCCACGAAGGTGGGCAGGCAGTTCTGCAGGTGCGCCTCCAGGGCGGCGCCGCGGGCGGTCAGGCGCAGCAGCGGCGGCAGCAGCAGCCGCGCGTACGCCGACAGCCACCCGCGCGGCCCCAGCCCCGACGCGGTGACCAGCCCGGCGGCCAGCTCGGGCAGGGCGCTGCCGGGCACGGCCCGTTCCCCCGGGTGCAGCCGGCCGGTGAGCCCGTCGCGCAGGATCGCCGACATGTCGCGGCCGGTGCCGGCCGGTACGGCCGCGCCCGCGGTCTCGGCCATCAGCAGCAGCCGGTGGCCGTCCGGGTCGTCGGCCAGCATCGCGGCCAGCAGCCGGGCGACGGCCGGCCCGTTGCGGGTGCTGGCGACGCTGATGCTGCGCCGTGTCGAGGTGACCTGGATGTCCAGCGACACCTTGGCGTAGTGGCGGCGCCCGTCGGCGGCGGGCGGCAGCAGCAGGGTGCGCAGCGCCGCGGTGGGCGCCGCGGGCAGCCGCGCGTCGAGGATGCGTACGGTCCCCGCCCGCAGCAGGTCGCCGTGGCGTTCGGGCAGCACGGTGTCGCGTTGCCACGGGTGCACCGGCTGCAGCCGGTAGCCCGGCGGCGCGGCCGGCAGTTCGGGGTAGGCGGCCGCGAGCGCGGCGCCGAGGTCGTCGCCGGAGTGCGCGTCGGCGCGTACGGCCACGAACCCGATCGTGGTGTGCCCGGCCTCCAGGTCGTGGGCGAGCACGTCGGTGGTGTCCCAGCCCAGCCGGGTCCGGCCGCACGGGTGCAGGTTGTGTCCCGCCACGGCGAGCCGTTCCAGGCGCAGCGCGTCGGCGTCCGGGTCGTCGCCGGTCACCGGGTGTGTTGCGGCGCGGGCCTGCGCGATGGCGAGGTTGACGACGGCGTTGCGCAGTTCGGCGGCGAAACCGGTGGCGTTGCCGGGCAGCCCGGCGGGGAGCAGTTCGGCCGGGTCGGCGGCGCCCGCCCGGTCGTACTCGACGCGGCCGAACGCGTGGTGGCGCCCGCCGCCCGCGTCGGCGGCGAGCCCTTCGCGGACGAGGGCGCCGCGCAGCCGCCGCCCGACCGTGTCGGCGGCCCCGGGCAGCGCCGCGAGGAACGCGTCGACCAGGTCGGGGGCGTGCACGGCCAGGGCCGCCTCGGCGTGCGCGGCCGCGGCCGCCAGCGGCGCCCCGGCCAGACTGCGGGTCATGCGCTGGCCGCCAGCGGGTTCGGCAGGTGGGCCCACAGGTCGGTCAGCGGGTCGGTGGCCAGCCGCATCGCGGTGGTGGCCTTGACCGGCAGCGGGTCCTGCAGCAGCCGGGCGGCGTCGGGGGTGCCGGCGGCGCGGAACGCGGCGCCCAGCACCGCCCACAGCCGGGCGGGTTCGGCGCCGTGGTGGCGGGCCAGGCCCGCGACCAGTTCCCCGAGGGCCGTGCCGAGCGCGGCGGCCAGCTTGGTGCGCAGCACGCCGTCGTCGTCGGTGCCCAGGTCGCCGTGCAGGGGCGGGCAGTCGTGCCCGGCGGCCCGGACCCGGCGCGGGCTGACCCGGATCCCGCCCAGGTCGCGGTAGACGATCCGCGCCGGGCGCCCGGCGTGCAGCACGACGAGGGTGTTCTGCCCGTGCGCCTCCAGCGCGACGCCGCGGTGCAGCACCGTCAGCAGGGGCGCCACGAGCACGCCGGCCAGGTCGGCCAGCCACGCGTACGGGCCGGCGCCGTGGTCGCGGACCGCCTCGGTGAACAGTGGCCGGCCGTCGGCGGGTGAGGCCGCGGACAGCGCGGCCAGCGGCAGGACCGTCTCGCCGGGCGCGACGTGCGGGGCGCGGCGGCGCAGGTAGCTCAGGCGCCGGTCCGGTGCGCCGTCGACGAGTGCGGCACCGGCGGCGGTTTCGGCCAGCACGGTCAGCGGCAGGTCCCGGGTGAGCTGCGCCAGCAGCGTGGACAGCGGCGGGCCGTTGCGCACGGCGGCGGGGGAGACGGTGCGGACCGCGGAGGTCATCTGTACGTCGACGGCGGTCTTGACGTGGTCGCCGCCGCCGATCGGGGCGAGGGTGCGCAGCGACATCAGTGGTCGGGTGGGGGCGGTGTCGCCGTCGTCGGCCAGCCACGGGTGTTCGGTCAGCAGCCGCCGCGCCTGCCACGGGTGGGCGTACAGGATCGGTGGGGCGTTGCCGTGCCACCGGTCGGGCGGTACCCGCAGGCGGCGCAGCCGCACCACCGGCCGGTGTTCCGGCGCGTACGCGAGGACCTCGGCGGTGCTCAGCCCGGCCCGGGTGCGGCAGCACGGGTGCAGGGGGTGCCCGTCGGTGACGGACTGTTCGAGGCGGCCGAGCCCGTCGGGGTCGCCGGCGGCGGCCTTGAGCGCCGGGGTGCCGCCGTGCGGGGCGGGCTGGTCGGCGCGGGCCAGGGCGAGGTTGGCGACGCTGTCGTCGAGTTCGGCGGCGAGCCGGTCGCCGCCGGGCAGGTCCAGGGTGCGCAGCAGGTCACCGGGGTCGGTGTGGGCTTCGGGGCCGACGTGGACGGTGAGCCCGGCCGGCGCCTCGGCGAACGGGGCCGCGTGCGCGGCGGCGGCGCGTACCTCGCGACCGTCGTCGAGGTGCCACCGCAGGTCCCCGCCGCCGGTGGGCGCGGGCCGTACGCCGGGCAGGGTTTCGCGGTGCAGGGCGCCGACGAGCCGGGCCAGGACGGCGGCGCGGGCGGCGGGCAGCGCCGCGTCGTAGGCGGTGAGCAGGTCGGGGCGCAGCGCGGTGAGCGAGTCGCGGGTGCGCGCCGGGTCGGCGGTGGGCCGGTTCGTCGGCTGGGGCACGCGCCCATTCTCCCGGCAGGGGTGCGCCGCGCGCGGCGCACCCCTGGGCGCGGGGTCAGTACCGGTAGTGCTTGATCATTGCCTGCAGGTCGGAGCCCATCCGGGCCAGGTCCGCGGTGGCGCGTTTGGCCTCGGCGATGCCGTCGGCGACGCCCTGGGCGGCCTGCGACACCCCGGCGAGGTTGGCGGCGATCTCGCCCGATCCGGTCGCCGCGTCGGACACGCTGCGGTTGATCTCGCTGGTGGTGGCGGTCTGCTCCTCGACCGCGCTGGCGATGATCGTCTGGTACTCGTTGATCTTGTCGATGACCTGGGTGATCTCCGCGATGGCCGAGACCGCGCCCTGGGTGTCGTTCTGGATGGCGGTGATGCGCACGGAGATGTCCTCGGTGGCCTTGGCGGTCTCCTGGGCGAGGTCCTTGACCTCGCCGGCGACCACGGCGAAGCCCTTGCCGGCGTCACCGGCGCGGGCGGCCTCGATGGTGGCGTTCAGCGCCAGCAGGTTGGTCTGTTCGGCGATCGAGGTGATCACCTTGATGACGTTGCCGATCTCCTGCGACGACTCGCCGAGCCGGCTGATGCTGTGGTTGGTGGACTCGGCCAGTTGCACCGCGTTGGTGCCGACCTGGGCGGCCTCGTTGGCGTTCTCGGCGATCTCCCGGATGGACATGCCCATCTGCTCCGAGGCGGCGGCGACGCTCTGCACGTGACCGGCCACGTCGTCGGCGGCGTGGTTGACCACCCCGACCTGGGCGCTGGCCTGCTCGGCGTTGTCGGCCACCAGCTCGCCGGTGGCCGACAGCTCCTGGGAGGCGGAGGCCAGCGCGTCGACGCTGTCGGCGACCGCCTGTACGAGTACCAGCTTGCTGGCCAGTTCGTCGTTGAGCGTCTCGGCCAGGGCCGACAGTTCCCTGGTCCCCGCCGGGGTGAGCCGGAAGGTCAGGTCGTCGGCGTCGCGGGCGCGCAGCGCGTCGGTGTAGGCGACGATGACGCGGCCGACCTTGGACTGCAGCAGGTACAGCACGGCCCCCATGGCCAGGGGCAGCAGCACGGCGAGGGCGATCAGCAGCCCGACCGACAGGCCGGTCTTGGTGGTGGCCCCGTCGACGGCCCGCGCCGACCGCTCGTTGAGGATCTTCTGGAACTGCTCGATCGGCCCGGTGATGACCGCCTTGTTGGCGGCGTAGGTGGCGTCGAACATGATCGTACGGGCGGTGTCGCGCTGGGCGGCCGGGCTCAGGGCCGCGTCGGCGGGGCTGAGGGTGGTCTCGGCGATCGCGGGCGGCATGTCGGCCGTGGCCGTCCCGGCGGCCTCCAGGACCAGCCGCTGGGAGCGGGACTCGGTCTTGACCAGCGCGTCGGAGTTGGCCTTGGCCTGGTCGATGAGGGCGAACTCCTGGCTGGTGGCGCCGAGCTCCTTGAGCTGCGCCAGGACGTTGTCGCGGGTCTTGGTGACCGTGATCTCGGTCCAGTACTTGTTCAGGTGGGTGCGGTCGCCGGTGGCCGCGTACAGGCGGGCCTCGTTGGTGAGGTAGTCGGAGGCGGCCTGCAGTTGCAGGCCGAGCGCCTTGAACCGGGCCTGCCGCTCGAATGCCCGCTTCTCGGCGCCGACGGCCGAGGTGACCAGCGTGACGGCGAGGACCAGCAGGCCGGTGAACCCGGCCAGGGTGCCGATGGCGGCCTTGTTGATGGTGGCTTGCCGCAGTGCCCGGTGGCGGGATGGGGACGACATGGAGCTGAGCCCTTTCGCGTCGGCGCGTCCCGCCGGGTCCGGCGAGTTACCGGTCGATCGACCCGGGCCGGGCGGCCCCTGAAGGTTCACCGGCCGGTGTCCACTCCTCGGGAATTTCCTAGGATGCTCTACAGGGTGTACGCCCGCCCACAGCGCCCGGCGCACACCAAAACCCTTAAAAGGAAGCGCCGACCACCCCTCCTGGCTTGGTTTCGCACGGGGCAGTGGCATAGCGCGAACGGGCCGTGGGGGCGCTGGTTTCCGCCGGATGTGGCGCGCGCCACATGGTCGGGAGGACGTTGTCCGGTCCCGAACCCTCATGGGCGGCGCGCGCGGGCCGACCGTGGTGATGTGCGGCGCGGGATGGCCGCGCGGAGGGCTCGCGATCGGCTCGCTTGAGCCGCGCTTGAGCTTGCTTGAGCTGTGCTTGACCTGTGCAACCGGGCCGCAACCGACAGCGACCGGATGCTGCACCCAGCGTCCCGAAAAGTCTCCCCTGTCAGCCGCTGAGCCGTCACGGCGACGGACCTGAGGGGAAACATGATGACCGCAGCTTCCACGACGAAGACCGTCACCCGCGAGCAGGAGCTCCTGATCCGCGAGAACATGCCGCTGGTCGGCCACATGGTCCGCGAGATGCTCTTCAAGGTTCCGGCCCACGTACACCGTGACGACCTGGCGTCGGCCGGGTACGCGGCACTGGTCACCGCCGCGCAGGCCTTCGACGCGAGCCGCGGCATCCCGTTCGGCCGGTTCGCGGCGGTGCGGGTCCGGGGGGCGCTGCTGGACGAGCTGCGGAGCATGGACTGGGCGAGCCGGTCGGTGCGGGCGCGGGCGCGCCGCGCGGACGTGGCGCGGCAGGAGCTGACGACGCAGCTGGGCCGTATGCCGAGCGCGACGGAGCTGGCCGAGCTGCTGGGCGTGGGCGTGAACGAGCTGGCGCACATCGAGGACGACGTGCAGCGGGCGGCGGTGCTGTCGCTGCAGGGGTTCGCGGCGGGTACGGCCGAGGACATGGTGACCGACGCGGCGATGACCCCGGAGGAGATGCTGCTGCACCGTGAGCGGCTGGGTTACCTGCACGACGCGGTGTCGGTGCTGCCGGAGCGGCTGCGTTTCGTGGTGGAGTCGTCGTTCCT
Protein-coding regions in this window:
- a CDS encoding IucA/IucC family protein, with product MPQPTNRPTADPARTRDSLTALRPDLLTAYDAALPAARAAVLARLVGALHRETLPGVRPAPTGGGDLRWHLDDGREVRAAAAHAAPFAEAPAGLTVHVGPEAHTDPGDLLRTLDLPGGDRLAAELDDSVANLALARADQPAPHGGTPALKAAAGDPDGLGRLEQSVTDGHPLHPCCRTRAGLSTAEVLAYAPEHRPVVRLRRLRVPPDRWHGNAPPILYAHPWQARRLLTEHPWLADDGDTAPTRPLMSLRTLAPIGGGDHVKTAVDVQMTSAVRTVSPAAVRNGPPLSTLLAQLTRDLPLTVLAETAAGAALVDGAPDRRLSYLRRRAPHVAPGETVLPLAALSAASPADGRPLFTEAVRDHGAGPYAWLADLAGVLVAPLLTVLHRGVALEAHGQNTLVVLHAGRPARIVYRDLGGIRVSPRRVRAAGHDCPPLHGDLGTDDDGVLRTKLAAALGTALGELVAGLARHHGAEPARLWAVLGAAFRAAGTPDAARLLQDPLPVKATTAMRLATDPLTDLWAHLPNPLAASA
- a CDS encoding methyl-accepting chemotaxis protein — protein: MSSPSRHRALRQATINKAAIGTLAGFTGLLVLAVTLVTSAVGAEKRAFERQARFKALGLQLQAASDYLTNEARLYAATGDRTHLNKYWTEITVTKTRDNVLAQLKELGATSQEFALIDQAKANSDALVKTESRSQRLVLEAAGTATADMPPAIAETTLSPADAALSPAAQRDTARTIMFDATYAANKAVITGPIEQFQKILNERSARAVDGATTKTGLSVGLLIALAVLLPLAMGAVLYLLQSKVGRVIVAYTDALRARDADDLTFRLTPAGTRELSALAETLNDELASKLVLVQAVADSVDALASASQELSATGELVADNAEQASAQVGVVNHAADDVAGHVQSVAAASEQMGMSIREIAENANEAAQVGTNAVQLAESTNHSISRLGESSQEIGNVIKVITSIAEQTNLLALNATIEAARAGDAGKGFAVVAGEVKDLAQETAKATEDISVRITAIQNDTQGAVSAIAEITQVIDKINEYQTIIASAVEEQTATTSEINRSVSDAATGSGEIAANLAGVSQAAQGVADGIAEAKRATADLARMGSDLQAMIKHYRY
- a CDS encoding sigma-70 family RNA polymerase sigma factor — its product is MTAASTTKTVTREQELLIRENMPLVGHMVREMLFKVPAHVHRDDLASAGYAALVTAAQAFDASRGIPFGRFAAVRVRGALLDELRSMDWASRSVRARARRADVARQELTTQLGRMPSATELAELLGVGVNELAHIEDDVQRAAVLSLQGFAAGTAEDMVTDAAMTPEEMLLHRERLGYLHDAVSVLPERLRFVVESSFLQERPLSEVAAELGVTESRVSQLRTEALALLRDGLTTHMEQQEVAAAKDGCVARRRAAYAAQIAGRSTMATRLAVTDAQGMKVAVAA